Genomic DNA from Candidatus Binataceae bacterium:
CTACGGAAGGTTCATTCACGCTGACGCGGCGGACGCATTTGAGCTCTCCAAAATCGACTCTGGAAGCGAAGAAACGGTACAGTTTGCCCCTAGATTGCCCCTTCTAGGGGCAAACGATCGGAAAAACCCTTTGAGTTACAACGAAAAAATGGTGGAGCAGAAGGGATTTGAACCCTCGACCCCCACGTTGCGAACGTGGTGCTCTCCCAGCTGAGCTACTGCCCCACTCGAAGTGGCTGGAACCCGCTATTATGACGAAATAACGGACCGCAAGTAAGCGCGCAACCTATCAGCCAGATCCGGGCGCTTCAAGCCGAATCCGACCTGCGCCGCGATAAATCCCGCGCGATCGCCGAGGTCATAGCGGATGCCCTCGAACTCGTAGCCGTAGAGCTTGCGCTTCTGCGAGAGCGCCATCAACGCATCCGTGAGCTGGATCTCGCCGCCCGCGCCCGGCTTGCCGTTGGCGAGCAGATCCCAGATATCGGGCGTCAGCACGTATCGTCCCATGATCGCGAAATCGCTCGGGGCCTTCTCCGGCGCGGGTTTCTCGACCATCCCGCGCAACTCGAAGAGGCGCTCGCCCGCGGCTTTCGCATCGACGATGCCGTATTTCGATATCTCGCTGCGCGCCACCTTGAGCAGCGCCACGACCGGCGAATCTGTCTTCTCGGCCGCATCGAGGAGCTGCCGCAGGCATGGCCGCGGGCAGTCGAAGATATCGTCGGGGAGCATCGCGGCGAACGGTTCATCCCCCACGGCCTTGCGCGCCTGCAGGACGGCATGCCCGAGGCCCAGAGGCTCGGCCTGCTCGGCCGCCGTGATCTTCACCGGATGATTGCTGCGCCGCAGCATCGTCAGGATATCCGTCTTGCCCTTGGATTCGAGATTGCGCTCGAGTTCCTTGTTGACCTCGAACTGCTCGAGCACCAGCGTCTTGCCCGGGCTCGTCACGATGACGACTTCCTCGAT
This window encodes:
- a CDS encoding UTP--glucose-1-phosphate uridylyltransferase, with translation MRVRKAVILAAGMGTRMLPASKVIPKEILPVIDTPAIQVVVEEAVASGIEEVVIVTSPGKTLVLEQFEVNKELERNLESKGKTDILTMLRRSNHPVKITAAEQAEPLGLGHAVLQARKAVGDEPFAAMLPDDIFDCPRPCLRQLLDAAEKTDSPVVALLKVARSEISKYGIVDAKAAGERLFELRGMVEKPAPEKAPSDFAIMGRYVLTPDIWDLLANGKPGAGGEIQLTDALMALSQKRKLYGYEFEGIRYDLGDRAGFIAAQVGFGLKRPDLADRLRAYLRSVISS